One window from the genome of Spirochaeta isovalerica encodes:
- the rplV gene encoding 50S ribosomal protein L22, with translation MEAKKGYKAVAKNLPMSPTKIRPIANNLRKRPVVEAVAILETLPNKGAGFLKKVIESATANALFQNSKLDEEMLYIKELLVDGGPIQKRIWPRSRGKADRLLKRSSHISVVVDEIGNTGE, from the coding sequence ATGGAAGCAAAGAAAGGTTACAAAGCCGTTGCAAAAAACCTCCCCATGTCTCCTACAAAGATTCGTCCCATTGCAAACAACCTGAGAAAAAGACCGGTTGTTGAAGCTGTGGCGATTCTTGAGACTCTGCCCAACAAGGGTGCCGGGTTCCTTAAAAAGGTAATTGAATCTGCAACTGCCAACGCACTCTTCCAGAATAGTAAGCTGGATGAGGAAATGCTGTATATTAAAGAGCTGCTTGTAGATGGCGGACCTATTCAGAAGAGAATCTGGCCCCGGTCAAGAGGTAAAGCCGACAGGCTTCTCAAGAGATCGAGCCACATCTCTGTAGTTGTAGATGAAATAGGGAATACGGGGGAATAA
- the rpsC gene encoding 30S ribosomal protein S3, which produces MGQKVHPYGLRLGINKTWKSKWYVNPRNYADILHEDLALRKALEQSPEARGAEIGDIEIIRQPQRVTLMIHTARPGVIIGTKGANIEKISSRLQKITDKKLQIKIKEVKRPEADAQIVALNVARQLKGRSAFRRVLKMAVANCMKTGVQGIKIKISGRLGGAEMARSQEMKDGRIPLHTLRADIDYGFAEADTTFGKIGVKVWIFRGEVYGMDQKEDAGLLAKNKKEKAPRSK; this is translated from the coding sequence ATGGGACAGAAAGTACATCCTTACGGACTTCGCCTTGGTATAAACAAAACCTGGAAATCTAAATGGTATGTTAATCCGCGCAACTATGCGGATATCCTCCATGAAGATCTGGCTTTGAGAAAAGCTCTTGAGCAGAGTCCCGAAGCCCGCGGTGCGGAAATCGGTGATATCGAAATCATCAGACAGCCCCAGAGAGTTACCCTGATGATTCACACGGCAAGACCCGGTGTTATCATTGGTACCAAAGGTGCGAATATTGAGAAGATCAGCAGCAGACTTCAGAAAATCACTGATAAGAAACTGCAGATCAAGATTAAAGAAGTTAAAAGACCTGAAGCTGATGCTCAGATCGTTGCCCTGAATGTCGCAAGACAGCTCAAGGGTAGATCTGCCTTCAGGAGAGTTTTAAAGATGGCTGTTGCCAACTGTATGAAAACAGGTGTTCAGGGGATCAAAATCAAGATTTCCGGAAGACTTGGCGGTGCGGAAATGGCAAGGTCTCAGGAAATGAAAGACGGAAGAATTCCTCTGCATACACTGAGAGCGGACATCGACTACGGATTCGCTGAAGCCGATACGACATTTGGAAAAATCGGGGTTAAAGTCTGGATTTTCCGCGGTGAAGTATACGGTATGGATCAGAAAGAAGACGCTGGTCTCCTTGCTAAAAACAAGAAAGAAAAAGCGCCGAGGAGCAAGTAA
- the rplP gene encoding 50S ribosomal protein L16, whose amino-acid sequence MLSPKKTKYRKRMRGVMKGEATRGNKVSFGEFGLVSLETKWITARQIEAARIAMTRHIKRGGKVWIRIFPDIPYTKKPAEVRMGKGKGAPEKWVAAVKPGTVMFEIAGVDQELAQRAMELAGSKLPIKVKFVSKQG is encoded by the coding sequence ATGCTGAGTCCCAAGAAAACCAAGTATAGAAAACGAATGCGTGGCGTCATGAAAGGTGAGGCCACCAGAGGTAACAAAGTTTCCTTCGGTGAGTTTGGACTTGTTTCTCTTGAAACAAAGTGGATCACTGCAAGACAGATCGAAGCAGCCCGTATTGCCATGACGAGACATATCAAGCGTGGTGGTAAAGTCTGGATTCGGATTTTTCCCGATATCCCTTATACCAAAAAACCTGCTGAGGTTCGAATGGGTAAAGGAAAGGGAGCTCCCGAGAAATGGGTTGCAGCTGTTAAGCCTGGAACTGTAATGTTCGAAATTGCCGGAGTTGACCAGGAATTGGCCCAGCGGGCGATGGAACTTGCCGGTAGCAAACTTCCGATCAAGGTTAAGTTTGTAAGTAAACAGGGATAG
- the rpmC gene encoding 50S ribosomal protein L29: MKETFNDLSLDEMVAKRDELKKNLNNLRFDMVLGHVENPMEKRNLKRSIARLNTKIREVELGIRKA; the protein is encoded by the coding sequence ATGAAAGAAACTTTTAACGATCTCTCACTGGACGAGATGGTTGCTAAACGTGATGAGTTGAAAAAGAATCTTAATAACCTGAGATTTGATATGGTCCTTGGCCATGTAGAGAATCCTATGGAAAAAAGGAATCTTAAAAGATCAATCGCCAGACTGAATACAAAGATCCGTGAAGTGGAACTTGGAATCAGAAAGGCTTAG
- the rpsQ gene encoding 30S ribosomal protein S17: MENKKTNKREFTGLVVSDKMDKTVVVKITTKVLHPLYKKYVTKSVKYKAHDENNDAKIGDTVRIMECRPISKEKSWNLQEVIERAK, translated from the coding sequence ATGGAAAACAAAAAGACTAATAAGAGAGAATTCACCGGACTCGTTGTGAGCGATAAAATGGATAAGACAGTCGTTGTTAAGATTACGACAAAAGTGCTTCATCCTCTTTATAAGAAATATGTTACCAAGTCGGTAAAATATAAAGCACACGATGAGAACAACGATGCTAAAATCGGTGACACAGTAAGGATAATGGAATGCAGACCTATCAGCAAAGAAAAAAGCTGGAACCTGCAGGAAGTTATTGAAAGAGCGAAATAG